The Ursus arctos isolate Adak ecotype North America unplaced genomic scaffold, UrsArc2.0 scaffold_28, whole genome shotgun sequence genome has a window encoding:
- the TLNRD1 gene encoding talin rod domain-containing protein 1: MASGSAGKPTGEAASPAPASAVGGACSQPRKRLVSVCDHCKGKMQLVADLLLLSSEARPVLFEGPASSCAGAESFEQCRDTIIARTKGLSILTHDVQSQLNMGRFGEAGDSLVELGDLVVSLTECSAHAAYLAAVATPGAQPAQPGLVDRYRVTRCRHEVEQGCAVLRATPLADMTPQLLLEVSQGLSRNLKFLTDACALASDKSRDRFSREQFKLGVKCMSTSASALLACVREVKAAPSELARSRCALFSGPLVQAVSALVGFATEPQFLGRAAAVSAEGKAVQTAILGGAMSVVSACVLLTQCLRDLAQHPDGGAKMSDHRERLRNSACAVSEGCTLLSQALRERSSPRTLPPVNSNSVN; this comes from the coding sequence ATGGCTAGCGGCAGCGCTGGGAAGCCCACTGGCGAGGCGGCTTCTCCGGCTCCTGCGAGCGCCGTCGGGGGGGCCTGCTCGCAGCCGCGGAAGAGGCTGGTGTCCGTCTGCGACCACTGCAAAGGCAAGATGCAGCTGGTGGCCGACCTGCTGCTGCTGTCGAGCGAGGCGCGGCCCGTGCTCTTCGAGGGCCCCGCCTCCTCCTGTGCCGGCGCTGAGTCCTTCGAGCAGTGCCGGGACACGATCATCGCGCGCACCAAGGGGCTCTCCATCCTCACCCACGACGTGCAGAGCCAGCTCAACATGGGCCGCTTCGGGGAGGCGGGGGACAGCCTGGTGGAGCTGGGTGACCTGGTGGTGTCGCTGACCGAGTGCTCCGCCCACGCGGCCTACCTGGCGGCCGTGGCCACGCCGGGCGCGCAGCCCGCGCAGCCGGGCCTGGTGGACCGCTACCGTGTGACGCGCTGCCGCCACGAGGTGGAGCAGGGCTGCGCCGTGCTGCGCGCCACCCCGCTGGCCGACATGACCCCGCAGCTGCTGCTGGAGGTGTCGCAGGGCCTGTCGCGCAACCTCAAGTTCCTGACGGACGCGTGCGCCCTGGCCAGCGACAAGTCCCGGGACCGCTTCTCCCGCGAGCAGTTCAAGCTGGGCGTCAAGTGCATGAGCACGAGCGCGTCGGCGCTGCTGGCCTGCGTGCGCGAGGTGAAGGCGGCGCCCAGCGAGCTGGCCCGCAGCCGCTGCGCGCTCTTCAGCGGGCCGCTGGTGCAGGCCGTGAGCGCCCTGGTGGGCTTCGCCACCGAGCCGCAGTTCCTGGGTCGCGCGGCGGCCGTGAGCGCCGAGGGCAAGGCGGTGCAGACCGCCATCCTGGGCGGTGCCATGAGCGTGGTGTCGGCCTGCGTGCTCCTGACCCAGTGCCTCAGGGATCTGGCGCAGCACCCCGACGGGGGCGCCAAGATGTCGGACCACAGGGAGAGGCTGAGGAACTCGGCCTGCGCCGTGTCTGAAGGCTGCACCCTGCTATCTCAGGCTTTACGGGAGAGGTCTTCGCCCAGGACTTTACCGCCAGTGAATTCCAATTCTGTGAATTAG